In Sphingomonas phyllosphaerae, one DNA window encodes the following:
- the queE gene encoding 7-carboxy-7-deazaguanine synthase — translation MSYAVKEMFLTLQGEGVQAGRRAVFVRFAGCNLWSGREQDRATAICRFCDTDFVGTDGLGGGKFADAEALVAAVAGFWGAGEERRFVVLTGGEPMLQVDDALVDALHVAGFEIAIESNGTLAVHPGIDWVCISPKAGSETVQRHGDELKLVWPQPGTAIDMIEGWDFKHFLLQPLDDAAGEANVAAAMAVVMERPRWRLSLQTHKLLGLR, via the coding sequence ATGAGCTACGCCGTCAAGGAGATGTTCCTGACGCTTCAGGGCGAGGGCGTACAGGCCGGGCGACGTGCGGTGTTCGTGCGCTTCGCGGGGTGCAACCTGTGGAGCGGGCGCGAGCAGGATCGTGCGACCGCGATCTGCCGCTTCTGCGACACCGACTTCGTCGGCACCGACGGGCTGGGCGGCGGCAAGTTCGCCGACGCGGAGGCGCTGGTGGCGGCGGTCGCGGGATTTTGGGGGGCGGGGGAGGAGCGTCGCTTCGTCGTGCTGACCGGCGGCGAGCCGATGCTGCAGGTCGATGATGCGCTGGTCGACGCGCTGCACGTCGCCGGCTTCGAGATCGCCATCGAGAGCAATGGCACGCTGGCGGTGCATCCGGGTATCGACTGGGTGTGCATCAGCCCCAAGGCCGGCAGCGAGACCGTGCAGCGACATGGCGACGAACTGAAGCTGGTGTGGCCGCAGCCGGGCACCGCGATCGACATGATCGAAGGCTGGGACTTCAAGCACTTCCTGTTGCAACCCCTCGACGACGCGGCGGGGGAAGCGAATGTCGCCGCGGCGATGGCGGTGGTGATGGAGCGGCCGCGCTGGCGGCTGTCGCTCCAGACCCACAAGCTGCTCGGTTTGCGCTAG
- the lipB gene encoding lipoyl(octanoyl) transferase LipB, with amino-acid sequence MDKYTETSTTGPDGVEWRQTPGLTDYAAALAEMEARAAAVAAGEARELVWLLEHPPVYTAGTSADPAELVDPRFPVVPAGRGGRYTYHGPGQRVGYLVLDLNKRGRDVRCFVHAVEGWVIATLGQIGITAFRAPGRIGIWTHDRGGQEAKIGAIGIRVRRWVTLHGFSVNLSPDLQHFTGIIPCGLAEYPVTSAAALGMSSDAATFDAALAFTAEAFLDSLICAGENET; translated from the coding sequence GTGGATAAGTACACAGAGACGAGCACGACCGGCCCCGACGGGGTCGAATGGCGGCAGACGCCGGGCCTCACCGATTATGCCGCGGCGCTGGCCGAGATGGAAGCGCGCGCAGCGGCAGTCGCGGCGGGCGAGGCACGCGAGCTGGTATGGCTGCTCGAACACCCGCCGGTCTATACCGCGGGCACCAGTGCCGATCCGGCCGAGCTGGTCGATCCACGCTTTCCGGTCGTCCCGGCCGGGCGCGGCGGTCGCTATACCTATCACGGCCCGGGACAGCGCGTCGGCTACCTGGTGCTCGATCTCAACAAGCGCGGACGCGATGTGCGATGCTTCGTCCATGCGGTCGAAGGCTGGGTGATCGCCACTCTGGGGCAGATCGGGATCACCGCATTTCGTGCGCCGGGCCGGATCGGCATCTGGACGCATGATCGCGGCGGACAGGAGGCGAAGATCGGCGCGATCGGTATCCGCGTTCGCCGCTGGGTGACGCTGCATGGCTTCTCGGTCAATCTATCACCCGATCTGCAACACTTTACCGGGATCATCCCGTGCGGCCTGGCCGAATATCCCGTGACCAGTGCGGCAGCGTTGGGGATGTCGTCGGACGCTGCAACCTTCGACGCCGCTCTGGCGTTCACCGCCGAGGCCTTTCTCGATAGCCTGATTTGTGCGGGTGAAAACGAGACTTGA
- a CDS encoding GNAT family N-acetyltransferase, translating into MRERPRPKPLPDATLRLVRWERPSPDKYRALFRRVGAHWLWFSRLVMDDAALTAIVHDPAVEVYAAIDRAGIEVGMLELDFRHDAACEIGYFALVPELAGRGLGRWLMAQALALGWRVGIERVWLHTCTLDHPRALGFYRAQGFVATKRTVETFTDPRVLGVLPADVAPQVPLLARIR; encoded by the coding sequence ATGCGCGAACGGCCGCGTCCGAAACCGCTGCCCGACGCCACGTTGCGGCTGGTCCGCTGGGAGCGGCCGTCGCCCGACAAGTACCGGGCGCTATTCCGCCGGGTCGGCGCGCACTGGTTGTGGTTCTCCCGGCTGGTCATGGACGACGCCGCACTCACCGCGATCGTCCATGATCCGGCGGTCGAGGTCTATGCCGCGATCGACCGCGCCGGAATCGAGGTCGGGATGCTTGAGCTGGATTTCCGCCACGATGCGGCGTGCGAGATCGGCTATTTCGCGCTCGTCCCCGAACTGGCGGGGCGTGGGCTGGGGCGCTGGCTGATGGCGCAGGCGCTCGCACTGGGGTGGCGCGTCGGGATCGAGCGGGTATGGCTGCACACCTGCACGCTCGACCATCCGCGCGCGCTGGGCTTCTACCGCGCGCAGGGGTTCGTCGCGACGAAGCGGACGGTGGAGACGTTCACCGATCCGCGCGTGCTCGGCGTGCTCCCCGCCGACGTCGCGCCTCAGGTGCCCTTGCTGGCGCGGATCCGATAG
- the hemF gene encoding oxygen-dependent coproporphyrinogen oxidase produces MMTLDTEQAAARAWFEELRDRICAEFETIEREAGSDAGFDYTPWDRHDPGGLPGGGGVRGVMKGRVFEKVGVNVSTVGGTFEGEFGKTIHGAGDDPRFFATGISLVAHMANPHVPAVHMNTRFLVTTRRWFGGGADLNPPLPIAEDTEDFHATLARACDAHDPEHYPRFKKWADDYFYIPHRQVHRGVGGIFYDHLEGDFARNFAFTQDVGRAFLDAYPRIVRRRMDMPFSEADIAEQRAWRGRYAEFNLVYDRGTLFGLKTGGNIDAILMSLPPLATWA; encoded by the coding sequence ATGATGACGCTGGATACCGAACAGGCCGCGGCGCGCGCCTGGTTCGAGGAGTTGCGCGACCGCATCTGCGCGGAGTTCGAGACGATCGAGCGCGAGGCCGGATCGGATGCCGGGTTCGACTATACACCTTGGGACCGCCACGATCCTGGCGGCCTGCCCGGCGGCGGCGGGGTGCGCGGGGTGATGAAGGGTCGCGTGTTCGAGAAGGTCGGGGTCAACGTGTCGACGGTCGGCGGCACGTTCGAGGGCGAGTTCGGCAAGACCATCCATGGCGCCGGCGACGATCCGCGCTTCTTCGCGACCGGGATCAGCCTCGTCGCGCATATGGCCAACCCGCACGTGCCCGCGGTGCATATGAACACGCGGTTTCTCGTGACCACCAGGCGATGGTTCGGGGGCGGCGCGGACCTCAACCCGCCGCTGCCGATCGCCGAGGATACCGAGGATTTCCACGCCACGCTGGCGCGCGCCTGCGACGCGCACGATCCCGAGCATTATCCGCGGTTCAAGAAGTGGGCCGACGACTATTTCTACATCCCGCATCGTCAGGTGCATCGCGGCGTCGGCGGTATCTTCTACGATCATCTCGAGGGCGATTTCGCGCGCAATTTCGCGTTCACGCAGGATGTCGGGCGCGCGTTCCTAGATGCCTATCCCCGGATCGTGCGGCGGCGGATGGATATGCCGTTCAGCGAAGCGGATATCGCCGAGCAACGCGCATGGCGCGGGCGCTATGCCGAATTCAACCTCGTCTACGATCGCGGCACGCTGTTCGGATTGAAGACCGGCGGCAACATCGACGCGATCCTGATGAGCCTGCCGCCGCTCGCGACCTGGGCGTGA
- a CDS encoding tRNA (cytidine(34)-2'-O)-methyltransferase, with the protein MRIALFQPDIAGNVGTLLRLGACLGVGVDLIEPMGFPWSGRALARAGMDYAGMVEVRRHVDWQAFLATSRGRIVLATTAGALPLPDARFEPDDILLLGSESAGVPPAVHDQADLRVRVPMRAGLRSLNVAVTGAILLGEALRQTAGWPKT; encoded by the coding sequence ATGCGGATCGCGCTCTTCCAGCCGGACATTGCGGGCAACGTCGGCACCCTGTTGCGGCTGGGGGCCTGCCTTGGCGTCGGGGTCGATCTGATCGAGCCGATGGGTTTCCCGTGGAGCGGCCGTGCCTTGGCGCGGGCGGGCATGGACTATGCGGGGATGGTTGAGGTCCGGCGCCACGTCGATTGGCAAGCCTTCCTCGCCACCAGCCGCGGGCGAATCGTGCTGGCGACCACCGCCGGTGCGTTGCCGCTGCCCGACGCACGGTTCGAACCTGACGACATCCTGTTGCTGGGAAGCGAGAGCGCCGGCGTCCCCCCGGCGGTCCACGACCAGGCCGACCTGCGCGTGCGCGTGCCCATGCGCGCCGGGCTGCGCTCGCTCAACGTCGCGGTGACGGGGGCGATCCTGCTGGGCGAGGCGCTGCGTCAGACGGCGGGTTGGCCGAAGACGTAG